A stretch of Gammaproteobacteria bacterium DNA encodes these proteins:
- a CDS encoding DNA-3-methyladenine glycosylase 2 family protein encodes MNSSRSGVNRRTQRAPRRLDSTGISNGVAHIAALHPVFHAQVERHGMPPLWGRTPGFETLLRIILEQQVSLASANALRRRLLEALGSLSAQTIAAAGEEALRGRGVTRQKAGYCVGLARAVLEGQVDLAAIARASDDEARAMLVGIRGIGPWSAEIYQLMALRRPDIWPTGDLALLIALQELHGLGERPDNTHAAELTAPWAPYRSVGARLLWQAYLNRGTR; translated from the coding sequence GTGAACAGCTCCCGATCCGGCGTGAACCGCAGGACACAACGCGCGCCCCGACGTCTCGATTCCACCGGCATCAGCAACGGGGTTGCGCATATCGCCGCGCTGCACCCGGTATTCCACGCCCAGGTCGAGCGCCATGGCATGCCGCCCCTGTGGGGCCGCACGCCGGGTTTCGAAACGCTGCTGCGCATCATCCTCGAGCAGCAGGTTTCGCTGGCCTCGGCCAATGCGTTGCGCCGCCGCCTGCTCGAAGCGCTGGGGTCGTTATCGGCGCAGACCATTGCGGCCGCCGGCGAAGAGGCGCTGCGCGGGCGCGGCGTGACCCGCCAGAAGGCGGGCTATTGCGTCGGCCTGGCGCGGGCAGTACTCGAGGGGCAGGTCGATCTTGCGGCGATAGCGCGTGCCAGCGATGACGAAGCACGCGCGATGCTGGTCGGTATCCGTGGCATCGGCCCGTGGAGCGCCGAGATCTACCAGTTGATGGCCCTGCGTCGTCCCGATATCTGGCCGACCGGCGACCTGGCACTGCTGATCGCGTTGCAGGAATTGCACGGTCTCGGCGAGCGCCCCGACAACACGCACGCCGCCGAGCTCACCGCACCCTGGGCACCATACCGCTCGGTGGGTGCACGGCTGTTATGGCAGGCCTACCTCAATCGCGGCACGCGCTGA
- a CDS encoding DUF2132 domain-containing protein has translation MNDRQPRNPLHGITLEQIVSALVDHYGWDALAGKINLNCFRNDPSVRSSLKFLRKTPWAREKVEQLYISTFLRRNRPRGAE, from the coding sequence ATGAACGACCGCCAGCCGCGCAACCCCCTGCATGGAATCACGCTCGAGCAGATTGTCAGTGCCCTCGTCGATCATTACGGCTGGGATGCCCTCGCCGGGAAGATAAATCTCAATTGCTTCAGGAATGATCCCTCGGTCAGATCAAGCCTGAAGTTCCTGCGCAAAACGCCCTGGGCCAGGGAGAAAGTGGAACAGCTGTATATCTCCACGTTTCTGCGCCGCAACCGGCCCCGGGGAGCAGAATGA
- a CDS encoding DUF2249 domain-containing protein, whose protein sequence is MQTVHACNHTTAEALYPFDARGVAKRFRHAAIFGALDALTPGETMRFCNDHDPLPLLGQLQQRYGDKLSITYRQREPGAIVIDFARL, encoded by the coding sequence ATGCAAACCGTCCACGCCTGCAACCACACTACCGCCGAAGCGCTCTATCCGTTCGATGCGCGCGGCGTTGCCAAGCGTTTCCGCCACGCGGCGATTTTCGGCGCGCTGGATGCGCTGACACCCGGGGAGACGATGCGTTTCTGCAATGACCACGATCCGCTGCCGCTGCTCGGCCAGTTGCAGCAACGCTATGGCGACAAGCTGTCCATCACCTACCGCCAGCGCGAACCGGGCGCCATCGTCATCGACTTCGCCAGGCTCTAA
- the selD gene encoding selenide, water dikinase SelD yields MSGIKLTDYAHGGGCGCKISPQLLGEILRNTPRAGPFAALLVGTETSDDAAVYKLNDEQALIATTDFFMPIVDDPYDFGRIAATNAISDVYAMGGTPILALALLGMPIDKLSPQVIGRILDGGADVCAAAGIPVAGGHSIDTPEPIYGLVALGLVHPDHIKRNCGARARDVLILGKGLGVGVLAAALKNKLLGPDGYRVLLDSTTTLNTPGSALARLPGVHALTDVTGFGLLGHLLEICRGSGLAARIEMARVPLLAGAEDFARQGIGPGAIGRNWASYGADVGLREGVAAWQRELLCDAQTSGGLLVACDAGVKQEVLGIFRAQGFAQAAEIGVLSAGAPRVEVC; encoded by the coding sequence GTGAGCGGGATCAAGCTGACCGATTACGCGCATGGTGGCGGTTGCGGCTGCAAGATCTCGCCGCAACTGCTCGGCGAAATCCTGAGGAACACGCCGCGGGCCGGGCCGTTCGCCGCGCTGCTCGTCGGTACGGAAACCAGCGACGACGCCGCGGTCTACAAGCTCAATGACGAGCAGGCGCTCATCGCGACAACCGATTTTTTCATGCCAATCGTCGATGACCCCTACGATTTTGGGCGTATCGCCGCCACCAATGCGATCAGTGATGTTTATGCGATGGGCGGCACACCGATCCTCGCGCTCGCGCTGCTCGGGATGCCGATCGATAAATTGTCGCCGCAAGTCATCGGGCGAATTCTCGACGGCGGCGCCGATGTGTGTGCGGCGGCCGGCATCCCGGTGGCCGGCGGCCACTCCATCGATACCCCGGAACCGATCTACGGCCTGGTTGCCCTTGGTCTCGTGCACCCGGACCATATCAAGCGCAACTGTGGTGCGCGCGCGCGCGACGTGCTGATCCTGGGCAAGGGTCTCGGGGTTGGCGTACTCGCCGCCGCACTGAAAAATAAGCTGCTCGGCCCCGACGGTTATCGGGTGCTGCTGGACAGCACCACGACTCTCAATACGCCGGGCAGTGCGCTTGCCCGGCTGCCCGGCGTGCACGCCCTCACCGACGTCACCGGCTTCGGACTGCTCGGACATTTGCTGGAAATCTGCCGTGGCTCAGGGCTTGCTGCCCGCATCGAGATGGCGCGTGTCCCGCTGCTGGCGGGGGCCGAGGACTTTGCACGACAGGGCATCGGCCCCGGCGCCATCGGCCGCAACTGGGCGAGTTACGGGGCCGATGTCGGGCTGCGCGAGGGCGTCGCCGCATGGCAGCGCGAACTCCTTTGCGATGCGCAAACCAGCGGCGGCCTGCTGGTTGCCTGCGACGCCGGGGTGAAACAGGAGGTGCTGGGGATCTTCCGTGCCCAGGGATTCGCCCAGGCAGCGGAAATCGGGGTGCTGAGCGCCGGCGCTCCCCGGGTCGAGGTGTGCTGA
- a CDS encoding carboxypeptidase regulatory-like domain-containing protein, with product MNRMTPYLVLVLGALGYATNTFAGIVHGTVSTADGRAVSGALLTLFNEARNRKETVYSAPDGSYVLATGFSGKLRLRARLPYFADVSQDIALGVDTSLPVDFTLSEIGDPQTLSDTLTASAHLTKLQWQDPALRATFVSQCNYCHQVGNSLTRTPRDEDAWRSSVERMESYFAMLTPSQSAGIVSTLARDFTPDPVTAVQTYAVAPELHHAKVHEWLVGDGMSFIHDAAVNHADDNLYGADEGHDVIWFLDRKTAKVETFALPDIDLPRGGVLSGIPFPIGVFTGKHGPHSLAQTSDGRFWITNALSSSLASFDPATRKFKLYELGPTHIYPHTVRVDANDIVWFTVVLSNEVIRFDPQTEQFSVIDLPHNGFWPWLIDTTLPAVIKIAAWFPGNNLHNVLSPHKWAGKDHRALFNFPYGIDVNPRDGSIWYAKLYLNRIGRIDPQTHEVQEFETPMKGPRRPRFAKDGTLWIPAFDDGGLMAFDTGTHEFRTWKLPTLAPNEYEVPYALNVHPRTGDIWITSNMSDRSFRFVPGSETFITYPSPTRVTWLRDWEFTSDGQACSSSSNLPSYAIEDGVPSFICIDPEGGAADRALLGPETPTRDPG from the coding sequence ATGAATCGCATGACTCCGTACCTGGTGCTGGTGCTGGGCGCACTGGGATACGCCACCAATACGTTTGCCGGCATCGTCCACGGCACCGTGAGCACCGCCGATGGCCGCGCCGTCTCCGGCGCGCTGCTCACGCTGTTCAACGAGGCGCGCAACCGCAAGGAAACCGTCTACAGCGCGCCGGATGGCAGTTATGTGCTCGCCACCGGGTTCAGCGGCAAGCTGCGGTTGCGCGCGCGCCTGCCCTATTTTGCCGACGTGAGCCAGGACATCGCGCTCGGCGTCGATACCAGCCTGCCGGTCGATTTCACGCTGAGCGAGATCGGCGATCCCCAGACCCTGTCCGATACGCTCACCGCTTCGGCCCATCTCACGAAACTGCAATGGCAGGATCCGGCGCTGCGCGCCACCTTCGTGAGCCAGTGCAACTACTGCCACCAGGTGGGCAACTCGCTGACCCGCACCCCGCGTGACGAGGATGCCTGGCGTAGCAGTGTCGAGCGCATGGAAAGCTATTTCGCGATGCTTACTCCATCCCAGAGCGCCGGCATCGTCAGCACGCTGGCACGCGATTTCACTCCCGATCCGGTTACGGCAGTGCAAACCTACGCGGTGGCTCCCGAACTGCACCACGCCAAGGTCCACGAATGGCTGGTCGGCGACGGCATGTCGTTCATCCACGATGCCGCGGTTAATCACGCCGATGACAATCTCTACGGCGCCGACGAAGGTCATGACGTGATCTGGTTCCTCGATCGCAAGACGGCCAAGGTCGAGACTTTCGCGCTGCCCGATATCGATCTGCCACGGGGTGGGGTGTTGTCGGGCATCCCGTTCCCGATCGGCGTGTTTACCGGCAAGCATGGCCCGCACAGTCTCGCCCAGACCTCCGACGGGCGTTTCTGGATCACCAATGCGCTGTCATCCTCGCTGGCCTCTTTCGATCCTGCAACCCGGAAGTTCAAGCTCTACGAACTCGGCCCTACCCATATTTACCCGCACACCGTGCGCGTCGATGCCAACGATATCGTCTGGTTCACCGTGGTGCTGTCAAACGAGGTGATCCGTTTCGATCCGCAAACCGAACAGTTCAGCGTGATCGATCTGCCGCACAACGGGTTCTGGCCGTGGCTGATCGATACCACGTTGCCGGCGGTGATCAAAATCGCGGCGTGGTTTCCCGGCAACAACCTGCACAACGTGCTGTCGCCGCACAAATGGGCCGGCAAGGATCACCGCGCGCTGTTCAACTTTCCCTACGGTATCGACGTCAATCCGCGCGACGGTTCGATCTGGTACGCCAAGCTGTACCTGAACCGGATCGGGCGCATCGACCCGCAAACGCACGAGGTGCAGGAGTTCGAGACGCCGATGAAGGGACCACGTCGCCCGCGCTTCGCGAAAGACGGCACGCTGTGGATTCCCGCATTCGACGACGGCGGCCTGATGGCCTTCGACACCGGCACGCACGAATTCCGCACCTGGAAACTGCCCACCCTGGCGCCCAACGAGTACGAGGTACCCTATGCGCTGAACGTGCATCCTCGAACCGGCGATATCTGGATCACCTCCAATATGTCGGACCGCAGCTTTCGCTTCGTGCCGGGGAGCGAAACCTTCATCACCTACCCCAGCCCGACCCGGGTGACCTGGCTGCGCGACTGGGAGTTCACCTCGGATGGCCAGGCCTGCTCGAGCTCCTCCAACCTGCCCTCCTATGCGATCGAGGACGGGGTGCCCTCGTTTATCTGCATCGACCCCGAGGGCGGCGCTGCCGACCGCGCCCTGCTGGGCCCGGAGACGCCAACTCGCGACCCCGGCTGA
- a CDS encoding cytochrome b, producing the protein MWKNSATRYGSLQVALHWLMLVLLVAVYLAMELHENFPKGSDARAFMKALHFMLGISVLILMAARIAARFSGPTPLIQPQPAGWQELLAKLMHLALYVFMIGMPIAGWLILSGEGKPVPFFGLELPALIAKNHDLAETIEHWHKEVGEWAYYLVGLHAVAALYHHYIVKDNTVLRMLPRRFGG; encoded by the coding sequence ATGTGGAAGAACTCGGCTACGCGTTACGGTTCGTTGCAAGTCGCGCTGCACTGGCTGATGCTGGTGTTGCTGGTGGCGGTCTATCTCGCCATGGAACTGCACGAGAATTTCCCCAAGGGCAGCGATGCGCGTGCGTTCATGAAGGCACTGCATTTCATGCTCGGCATCTCGGTGCTGATCCTGATGGCGGCGCGCATCGCGGCGCGCTTTTCCGGCCCGACGCCGCTGATACAGCCACAGCCCGCAGGGTGGCAGGAACTGCTGGCCAAACTCATGCATCTCGCACTTTATGTCTTCATGATCGGCATGCCGATCGCGGGCTGGCTGATCCTCAGCGGCGAGGGCAAGCCGGTGCCCTTCTTCGGCCTGGAATTGCCGGCGCTGATCGCCAAGAACCACGACCTGGCCGAGACCATCGAGCACTGGCACAAGGAAGTCGGCGAATGGGCCTACTACCTGGTCGGACTGCACGCGGTCGCGGCGCTCTATCATCACTACATCGTGAAGGACAACACCGTGCTGCGGATGCTGCCGCGCCGCTTTGGCGGCTGA
- a CDS encoding class I SAM-dependent methyltransferase, producing MDEATARKWDRAAQSFDLMNGVGSEKRWGPVKRAMFARMQGEVLFLAVGTGLDIALFPPGQHITGIDISTEMLKRAEPRAQAYPGHMSVQRQDVLELDFADERFDQVFTSCTFCSVPRPVDGLRQLLRVLKPGGNCICSSTRAARYFPSGRSWTG from the coding sequence ATGGACGAGGCCACCGCGAGAAAATGGGATCGCGCCGCCCAAAGTTTCGACCTGATGAACGGCGTTGGCTCGGAGAAGCGCTGGGGTCCGGTGAAGCGCGCGATGTTCGCGCGCATGCAGGGAGAGGTGCTGTTCCTGGCAGTGGGAACAGGTCTGGACATCGCCTTGTTTCCGCCCGGGCAGCACATCACCGGCATCGATATCTCGACCGAAATGCTCAAGCGCGCGGAGCCGCGTGCGCAGGCCTATCCCGGGCATATGAGCGTGCAGCGCCAGGATGTGCTGGAGCTGGATTTTGCCGATGAGCGCTTCGATCAGGTGTTCACGTCCTGCACTTTCTGCTCGGTGCCACGCCCGGTGGATGGTTTGCGCCAATTGCTGCGCGTGCTCAAGCCGGGCGGGAATTGCATATGTTCGAGCACACGGGCAGCAAGGTATTTCCCTTCAGGCAGGTCATGGACTGGATGA
- a CDS encoding SDR family NAD(P)-dependent oxidoreductase, whose translation MRTPMKLRFDEQVAIVTGAGKGLGREYALQLAARGARVLVNNRAHAGDPVRSADSTVAAIVAGGGAAVANYASVEDEDAPQEMLRQALAAWGRVDIVIHNAGIARSGFFTRMSATDFAALMRINFLAPVALTRAVLPHMRERGYGRMVFSTSAAGLYGNRGQSAYSASKAALLAFMQSIRLEESGYDFRVNAIAPFADTPMTAGYMPGQSDGRFSTAWPAALALWFAHRDCSASGDTVIAGGGVFRAARWVEGEGLQIPGFAQIGAEDIARHYAAIRSLDPAIGQDSADDCFRRVVAAAAPDS comes from the coding sequence GTGCGAACACCGATGAAGCTGCGCTTCGACGAACAGGTTGCGATCGTCACCGGCGCCGGCAAGGGGCTGGGGCGGGAATACGCGTTGCAGCTCGCCGCGCGTGGTGCCCGGGTCCTGGTGAACAATCGCGCCCACGCGGGCGATCCGGTACGCTCCGCCGACTCCACGGTCGCGGCAATCGTTGCCGGCGGTGGTGCGGCGGTCGCCAATTACGCCAGCGTCGAGGACGAGGACGCGCCGCAGGAGATGCTGAGGCAGGCGCTGGCGGCATGGGGACGTGTCGATATCGTGATCCACAATGCGGGTATTGCCCGGAGCGGCTTTTTCACCCGCATGAGCGCGACGGATTTCGCCGCGCTGATGCGCATCAATTTCCTCGCGCCGGTGGCACTGACGCGTGCCGTGTTGCCGCATATGCGTGAGCGTGGTTACGGACGCATGGTGTTTTCGACATCGGCGGCCGGGCTCTATGGCAATCGCGGACAGAGTGCCTACAGCGCCTCGAAAGCGGCACTGCTCGCATTCATGCAGAGCATCCGTCTCGAGGAAAGCGGCTACGATTTCCGGGTCAACGCGATCGCGCCGTTTGCCGACACTCCGATGACAGCGGGTTATATGCCGGGGCAATCCGACGGGCGCTTCAGCACCGCCTGGCCCGCGGCGCTTGCACTCTGGTTCGCGCACCGGGACTGCTCCGCGAGCGGCGATACCGTGATCGCCGGAGGCGGGGTGTTTCGCGCCGCGCGCTGGGTCGAGGGCGAGGGCCTGCAGATACCCGGTTTCGCGCAGATCGGCGCCGAGGACATCGCGCGGCACTACGCCGCGATTCGCTCGCTCGATCCAGCCATCGGGCAGGACTCGGCCGACGATTGCTTCCGGCGCGTGGTCGCAGCCGCCGCACCGGATTCATGA
- a CDS encoding transporter, producing the protein MLCTLLIQAPQLLAADSSAELAKKLSNPIASLISVPMQGNYDQDLGPFNDGERYLLNVQPVIPFSISSDWNMISRTIIPLVKQDDMVPGSSQEGFGDVVQSLFFSPKAPTADGWIWGVGPVFLLRTASDKYLGSEKWGAGPTAVLLKQSNGWTFGALANHINSYDGDDDRSDVNATFLQPFLSFTTARFTTWSLNTESTYDWEAEKWNIPVNFTVAQLFKVGARPMQLQLGVRRWLESPQHGAEGWGARLTYTLLFPK; encoded by the coding sequence ATGCTGTGCACGCTGCTGATCCAGGCACCACAACTCCTGGCCGCGGATAGCAGCGCCGAGCTGGCCAAAAAGCTGAGCAATCCGATCGCCTCGCTGATCAGCGTGCCAATGCAGGGAAACTACGACCAGGACCTCGGCCCCTTCAATGACGGCGAACGCTATCTGCTCAACGTGCAACCCGTCATTCCCTTTTCGATCAGCTCCGATTGGAACATGATCTCGCGCACCATCATACCGCTGGTGAAGCAGGACGATATGGTGCCCGGCTCCAGCCAGGAGGGCTTTGGCGACGTGGTGCAGAGCCTGTTCTTTTCACCGAAGGCGCCAACCGCCGACGGCTGGATCTGGGGCGTCGGGCCGGTGTTCCTGCTGCGCACCGCCAGCGACAAGTACCTGGGTTCCGAAAAATGGGGTGCCGGCCCGACCGCGGTGCTGCTCAAGCAAAGCAATGGCTGGACCTTTGGCGCGCTGGCCAACCACATCAACTCCTACGATGGCGACGACGATCGCAGCGATGTGAATGCCACGTTCCTGCAGCCGTTCCTGTCGTTCACCACGGCGCGCTTCACGACCTGGTCGCTCAACACCGAATCGACCTACGACTGGGAAGCCGAGAAATGGAATATCCCGGTCAATTTCACGGTCGCACAACTGTTCAAGGTCGGCGCCCGGCCCATGCAGTTGCAACTCGGTGTGCGCCGCTGGCTCGAAAGCCCGCAACACGGCGCCGAGGGCTGGGGCGCACGCTTGACATACACCCTGCTGTTTCCGAAATAG
- a CDS encoding SDR family NAD(P)-dependent oxidoreductase, with the protein MTIYKEKVAVVTGAGSGIGRALARQLAAAGARLALSDINAQALEATMQLLPADHDARAYVLDVSSRAAVFAHAEEVERDFGAAQFLFNNAGVTVVGTFEHLSIEEIEWQLGINLWGVLYGCKAFLPQMLARREGCIVNISSVFGLVGYPLQSAYNISKFGVRGLTECLWSELEDSGVRAVCVHPGGIRTAIATAGRMCARAGQEESSFEGMGDKLLVTPPEDCAADILEGVRKGRRRIVTGNKSSTLAWIARLFPDRYPTLLRWLS; encoded by the coding sequence ATGACGATATACAAGGAGAAAGTCGCGGTCGTTACCGGCGCAGGCTCGGGGATCGGCCGCGCCCTGGCACGGCAGCTCGCGGCTGCGGGCGCGCGGCTGGCACTGTCGGATATCAATGCCCAGGCGCTGGAGGCAACGATGCAATTGTTGCCGGCCGATCACGATGCGCGCGCCTATGTGCTCGATGTGTCTTCGCGCGCGGCGGTGTTCGCGCATGCCGAGGAAGTCGAGCGCGATTTCGGCGCGGCACAATTCCTGTTCAACAACGCGGGCGTGACCGTGGTCGGTACCTTCGAGCATCTGAGCATCGAGGAAATCGAGTGGCAGCTCGGCATCAATCTGTGGGGTGTGCTCTATGGCTGCAAGGCCTTCCTGCCACAGATGCTGGCGCGACGCGAGGGCTGTATCGTCAATATCTCGAGCGTGTTCGGCCTGGTGGGTTACCCGCTGCAGAGCGCCTACAACATCTCCAAGTTCGGGGTGCGTGGCCTGACCGAGTGCCTGTGGTCGGAACTCGAAGACAGTGGCGTGCGCGCGGTATGCGTGCACCCCGGCGGAATCCGCACCGCGATCGCCACGGCGGGGCGCATGTGTGCGAGGGCCGGCCAGGAGGAATCCAGCTTCGAGGGTATGGGCGACAAGCTGCTGGTCACTCCGCCCGAGGATTGCGCGGCGGATATTCTCGAGGGCGTGCGCAAGGGCAGGCGGCGGATTGTCACCGGCAACAAATCCAGCACCCTGGCGTGGATCGCGCGGCTGTTCCCGGATCGTTATCCAACACTGTTGCGTTGGTTGAGCTGA
- a CDS encoding glutamine synthetase: protein MSFNLDNYQPTDIDNTEALVQWLRETRIDEIECLLPDVNGMMRGKIVPCADFIQSLDTDGLRVPETVLIQSVTGESEYYTKVAAEIDLDIYVIPDVRTARIVPWTAFPTAQIICDARNKQGEMVPFAPRTVLKRVLAAYAERGLKPIVAPEKEFYLVEKNIDPDIPLSVPVGMSGRREAGRQAYGIEAANEYDAVVNQIYDYCEACSISIGTMAHEAGPAQLEINFKHGDPLALADQVFLFKRLVRKAALNHGMYATFMAMPHASEPGSAMHIHQSVLDVKTGENIFSLPDGSDSPALMHYIAGLQRYVEPATALFCPNVNSFRRMRLESDAPINLHWGRDNRTCGLRVPDSGRAARRVENRIGGADANPYIAIAATLACGLLGLDQKLEPGPLTVGDAHELEFTLPRHLPEALEQLDACKELRAALGESFIDAFVEVKTLEMNKYNRVVSSWERNFLLLSI from the coding sequence ATGAGCTTCAACCTCGACAACTACCAGCCGACCGACATCGACAATACCGAGGCGCTGGTACAGTGGCTGCGCGAAACGCGCATCGACGAGATCGAGTGCCTGCTGCCGGACGTGAACGGGATGATGCGCGGCAAGATCGTGCCCTGCGCGGATTTCATCCAGAGCCTCGATACCGACGGTTTGCGCGTACCGGAAACGGTGCTCATACAGTCGGTCACCGGCGAGAGCGAGTACTACACCAAGGTCGCGGCCGAGATCGATCTCGACATCTACGTGATACCCGACGTGCGCACTGCGCGGATCGTGCCGTGGACCGCCTTTCCAACCGCGCAGATCATCTGCGACGCGCGCAACAAGCAGGGCGAGATGGTGCCGTTCGCACCGCGCACGGTGCTCAAGCGGGTGCTGGCGGCCTATGCCGAGCGCGGACTCAAACCCATCGTCGCGCCGGAAAAGGAATTTTACCTGGTCGAGAAGAATATCGATCCCGACATCCCCCTGTCGGTGCCGGTGGGCATGTCCGGGCGTCGTGAAGCGGGACGCCAGGCCTATGGCATCGAGGCCGCCAACGAATACGATGCGGTGGTCAACCAGATCTACGATTACTGCGAGGCCTGCTCGATCAGCATCGGCACCATGGCGCACGAAGCCGGTCCCGCGCAACTCGAGATCAACTTCAAGCACGGCGATCCGCTGGCGCTCGCCGACCAGGTGTTCCTGTTCAAGCGCCTGGTGCGCAAGGCCGCGTTGAATCACGGCATGTACGCGACTTTCATGGCGATGCCGCATGCCTCCGAACCCGGTTCGGCGATGCATATCCACCAGTCGGTGCTCGATGTGAAGACCGGCGAGAACATCTTCTCGTTGCCCGACGGCAGCGACTCGCCGGCACTGATGCACTACATCGCCGGCCTGCAACGCTATGTGGAGCCGGCCACCGCGCTGTTCTGCCCCAACGTCAACTCGTTCCGCCGCATGCGCCTCGAGAGCGACGCCCCGATCAACCTGCATTGGGGCCGCGACAACCGCACCTGCGGTCTGCGGGTGCCGGATTCGGGGCGCGCCGCGCGGCGGGTCGAGAACCGCATCGGCGGCGCCGACGCAAACCCGTATATCGCGATTGCCGCCACGCTGGCATGTGGTCTGCTCGGGCTCGACCAGAAACTCGAACCCGGCCCGCTGACCGTGGGCGATGCGCACGAACTCGAATTCACGCTGCCGCGGCACCTTCCCGAGGCACTCGAGCAGCTCGACGCCTGCAAGGAACTGCGCGCGGCGCTGGGCGAATCGTTCATCGATGCCTTCGTCGAAGTGAAGACCCTCGAGATGAACAAGTACAACCGGGTGGTGAGCTCCTGGGAGCGCAATTTCCTGTTGCTGAGTATCTGA